In Prochlorococcus marinus CUG1435, the genomic window CTTAGGTTTTTATATTTGATGTCGATCGAAATGGTCTCTATTTTTTCATCACTACATAAGTCTTGTAAAAGACTATTTATTTTTCTTCCATTAATTATTGGGTTACTTATTAATCCAATATCTGCAAATGCACTCTATCCTAGTGATCCTTCATCAGTTGACGTTCTAAAAGATGATCTTCATGGAGCTGACCTTCATAATACTGAATATGTTAAATATGATTTATCTAATCAAGATTTAGGAGAAGCTAATCTTCAAGGCGCATATATGAGTGTAACTACAGCAAAAAACTCTAGTTTTAAAGGAGCCAATATGACAGACCTCATTGCATATGCAACACGCTTCGATAATGCTGACTTTACTGATGCAAATCTTACTAATGGTGAGCTAATGAAAAGTGTTTTTGATGGAGCAATTATTGATGGGGCAGACTTTACTGATGCAAATCTCGATCTTTCTCAGAGAAAATCATTATGTGAAAGAGCTAGTGGAACTAACTCACAAACTGGAGTTAATACAATTGATAGTCTTGAATGCACTGGCTTAAAAGGTTACATGCCTCCAAAGCCAAAAGCATAATATTTAAAGCTAACTTAATTAGGAAAGATATTACCAGGTTCTTTTGAGCCTGGTTTTTTGCTATACCACCATTCTTGTATGTCAGAAGAAAATTTCTTTGAAAAAAAAGTTATAACTGTTTCAACAGGTTTTGATCCAGGCTCCAAAATCTGAACGGAATAAGATGGACATTTTCGTGAAGCCATATCAGCAACGAATCTAGAACCTATTCTTCTCCAACTAGGCTCCTTACTTCTCCAAGCAAGCCTTGAACAAGGC contains:
- a CDS encoding pentapeptide repeat-containing protein produces the protein MSIEMVSIFSSLHKSCKRLFIFLPLIIGLLINPISANALYPSDPSSVDVLKDDLHGADLHNTEYVKYDLSNQDLGEANLQGAYMSVTTAKNSSFKGANMTDLIAYATRFDNADFTDANLTNGELMKSVFDGAIIDGADFTDANLDLSQRKSLCERASGTNSQTGVNTIDSLECTGLKGYMPPKPKA